From Nguyenibacter vanlangensis, one genomic window encodes:
- a CDS encoding tyrosine recombinase → MPRAAAEDPAADGPQDARVEAFLEMLAAERGAAVNTLQAYARDLRDLSEHAARAGRTPADADSGLLREYMATLVAAGLSARTQARRLSCLKQFYLFLAREGIRPDNPALLLDAPRLSAPLPRFLGEAEIDALLAACAGDDAIPEPSGGVSPEKVSRDARRAARRRLVARAALEILYASGLRISELLALRVRGLAGDARMLLVSGKGGRERLVPLSAGARRAADALIAHDRELRSPYLFPGRTPGTPLTRQGFDGILRETALRAGLDPARVSPHVLRHSFATHMLARGADLRALQVLLGHADIATTQIYTHVLAERLRQAVESHPLARAAGRGEKGIGRGFPPE, encoded by the coding sequence ATGCCGCGCGCAGCGGCGGAGGATCCGGCCGCGGACGGGCCGCAGGACGCGCGGGTCGAGGCGTTCCTGGAAATGCTGGCCGCCGAACGCGGGGCGGCGGTCAATACGCTGCAGGCCTATGCCCGCGACCTGCGGGACCTGTCGGAGCACGCGGCGCGGGCGGGCCGGACGCCGGCGGATGCCGATTCCGGGCTGCTGCGGGAATATATGGCGACCCTGGTGGCGGCCGGCCTGTCGGCCCGCACCCAGGCCAGGCGGCTGTCCTGCTTGAAGCAATTCTATCTGTTCCTGGCGCGTGAAGGCATCCGGCCGGACAATCCCGCCCTGCTGCTGGACGCGCCGCGCCTGTCGGCCCCGCTGCCGCGCTTTCTCGGCGAAGCCGAGATCGACGCGCTGCTGGCGGCCTGCGCCGGAGATGATGCAATCCCGGAGCCGTCCGGGGGAGTGTCCCCTGAGAAAGTGTCCAGGGACGCGCGGCGGGCGGCACGGCGGCGGCTGGTGGCGCGGGCGGCGCTGGAAATCCTCTATGCGTCCGGCCTGCGTATTTCGGAATTGCTGGCGCTGCGCGTCCGCGGCCTGGCGGGCGATGCCCGCATGCTGCTGGTCAGCGGCAAGGGCGGGCGCGAGCGCCTGGTGCCGCTGTCGGCCGGCGCGCGCCGGGCCGCGGACGCGCTGATCGCGCATGACCGGGAGCTGCGCAGTCCCTATCTGTTTCCGGGCCGTACGCCCGGGACGCCCCTGACCCGCCAGGGATTCGACGGGATTCTGCGCGAGACCGCGCTGCGTGCCGGCCTGGACCCGGCGCGCGTGTCGCCGCACGTGCTGCGCCATTCCTTCGCGACCCATATGCTGGCGCGCGGGGCGGATCTGCGGGCGTTGCAGGTCCTGCTGGGCCATGCGGACATCGCGACCACGCAGATCTATACCCACGTGCTGGCCGAGCGCCTGCGCCAGGCGGTCGAATCCCATCCCCTGGCCCGGGCGGCGGGAAGGGGGGAAAAGGGGATCGGACGCGGTTTTCCGCCGGAATAA
- the aroB gene encoding 3-dehydroquinate synthase codes for MSRPIDSAASDPATDPPAADERETPFLSLDLLSGAQAASAAPDPGARSIVLVGLMGAGKTTIGRRLAARLGMPFVDADVEIERAAGCSIADLFRRYGEAEFRKGEHRVIRRILDGGPLILATGGGAFMDPATRAVIRDRGVSVWLRCPLPVLVRRVQGRTHRPLLNGGNPRDILAALIDIRHPIYAEADITVDCGEESVEQSAAAVITALTPGKPPHIVPVRLDRWQYDVTIGTDLLRHAGRLLAPVLPQRRVVIVTDETVAALHLPRLLEGLTGGLTGDLAGDPAESPIRTDVIVIGAGEASKTLAEYERVTNRLLELGVERGTTVIALGGGVVGDLAGFAAATTLRGLPFVQIPTTLLSQVDSSVGGKTGINTPFGKNLLGAFHQPIAVLADTATLSSLPVRELRAGYAEIVKAGLIGDAALFEWCEANGQAVLAGDAGAQAEAIRLACLFKARVVGDDEREEKKSNGRALLNLGHTFGHALEAELGYDGRLLHGEAVSIGLGLAFMTSVRMGFCHQTDLDRLMAHLQRLGMPTRIADLNASFSADRLIAHMQHDKKMRDGRLSFVLARGIGQAFTCRDVSRDTIHDILLMEGCGD; via the coding sequence ATGTCACGCCCGATTGATTCCGCCGCATCCGATCCCGCCACCGACCCGCCCGCCGCCGACGAGCGGGAAACCCCGTTCCTGTCTCTCGACCTGCTCTCCGGGGCACAGGCGGCGTCCGCGGCGCCGGACCCCGGCGCGCGCAGCATCGTGCTGGTCGGCCTGATGGGCGCCGGCAAGACGACGATCGGCCGGCGCCTGGCCGCCCGGCTGGGCATGCCGTTCGTCGATGCCGATGTCGAGATCGAGCGCGCGGCGGGCTGTTCCATCGCCGACCTGTTCCGCCGGTATGGCGAGGCCGAGTTCCGCAAGGGCGAGCATCGCGTCATCCGGCGGATCCTCGATGGCGGGCCGCTGATCCTGGCGACCGGGGGCGGCGCGTTCATGGATCCGGCGACGCGCGCCGTCATCCGGGATCGCGGGGTTTCGGTCTGGCTGCGCTGCCCGCTGCCGGTCCTGGTGCGGCGCGTCCAGGGCCGCACCCATCGCCCGTTGCTGAACGGGGGCAACCCGCGCGATATCCTGGCGGCCCTGATCGACATCCGGCATCCAATCTATGCCGAGGCCGACATCACCGTGGATTGTGGAGAAGAAAGCGTGGAGCAGAGCGCCGCCGCCGTCATTACCGCCCTGACGCCGGGCAAGCCGCCGCACATCGTGCCCGTGCGGCTGGATCGCTGGCAGTACGACGTGACGATCGGCACGGACCTGCTGCGCCATGCCGGCAGGCTGCTGGCCCCGGTCCTGCCGCAGAGGCGGGTGGTGATCGTGACCGACGAAACCGTCGCCGCCCTGCACCTGCCGCGCCTGCTGGAAGGTCTTACGGGGGGTCTTACGGGAGATTTGGCCGGCGACCCGGCCGAGAGCCCCATCCGCACCGACGTAATCGTGATCGGCGCCGGCGAAGCGTCCAAAACCCTGGCCGAATATGAACGCGTGACCAACCGGCTGCTGGAGCTGGGGGTCGAACGCGGCACCACGGTGATCGCGCTGGGCGGCGGCGTGGTCGGCGACCTGGCCGGCTTCGCCGCCGCGACCACGCTGCGCGGCCTGCCCTTCGTGCAGATCCCGACCACCCTGCTGTCGCAGGTCGATTCCTCGGTCGGCGGCAAGACCGGCATCAACACGCCGTTCGGCAAGAACCTGCTGGGGGCGTTCCATCAGCCGATCGCCGTGCTGGCCGATACCGCGACCCTGTCCAGCCTGCCGGTCCGCGAACTGCGCGCCGGCTATGCCGAAATCGTCAAGGCCGGGCTTATCGGCGACGCCGCCCTGTTCGAATGGTGCGAGGCCAACGGCCAGGCCGTCCTGGCCGGCGACGCCGGCGCCCAGGCCGAGGCGATCCGCCTGGCCTGCCTGTTCAAGGCCCGCGTCGTCGGCGACGACGAGCGCGAGGAAAAGAAATCCAACGGGCGCGCCCTGCTCAATCTGGGCCACACGTTCGGCCATGCGCTGGAGGCCGAACTGGGCTATGACGGCCGCCTGCTGCATGGCGAGGCCGTGTCGATCGGCCTGGGGCTGGCCTTCATGACGTCGGTGCGCATGGGATTCTGCCACCAGACGGACCTGGACCGCCTGATGGCGCATCTGCAACGGCTGGGCATGCCCACGCGCATCGCCGACCTGAATGCCTCATTCTCGGCGGACCGGCTGATCGCCCACATGCAGCACGACAAGAAAATGCGCGACGGACGCCTGTCCTTTGTCCTGGCGCGCGGAATCGGGCAGGCCTTTACCTGCCGCGACGTGTCGCGCGACACTATTCACGACATTCTGCTTATGGAAGGCTGCGGGGACTGA
- a CDS encoding OmpA family protein — MRLRTALLATTLMAAAPVAANATIITGPYVDLGGGYNLVQNQHGHFANDPIPGQISSSQYRHKDGFTGFGAFGWGFGNGLRVELEGVYNYSEISHRAYTAVPGSTSGNDQSYGGLVNVLYDIDLKQFGIDVPITPFVGVGVGYLWQHYSPTTTAYMNGDVSRLGGTNGGFAYQGIVGAAYDIPGVPGLQVTAQYRMLGQTFSSGSYTLTTWDQMGKHSGNANFDDRFNHQFILGLRYAFETAPPPPPPAPVVVPPAPTPARTYLVFFDWDRSDLTARAREIVAEAAQASTHVQTTRIEVNGYTDNSAAHPGPRGQKYNMGLSVRRAQSVKAELIRDGVPANAIDIHGYGESHPLVPTGPNTREPQNRRVEIILH, encoded by the coding sequence ATGCGTCTCCGCACGGCATTACTGGCCACCACGCTGATGGCGGCTGCACCGGTTGCTGCGAATGCGACCATCATCACCGGTCCCTATGTCGACCTGGGCGGCGGCTACAACCTGGTTCAGAACCAGCATGGTCATTTCGCCAACGACCCGATTCCCGGCCAGATCAGCTCATCCCAGTACCGCCACAAGGACGGCTTCACCGGCTTCGGTGCGTTCGGCTGGGGCTTCGGTAACGGCCTGCGCGTCGAACTCGAGGGCGTCTACAACTATTCCGAGATCAGCCACCGCGCCTACACCGCCGTGCCGGGCTCGACCTCGGGCAACGACCAGTCCTATGGCGGCCTGGTGAACGTCCTGTATGATATCGACCTGAAGCAGTTCGGCATCGATGTGCCCATCACCCCGTTCGTCGGCGTCGGCGTGGGCTATCTGTGGCAGCATTACAGCCCGACGACCACCGCCTACATGAACGGCGACGTCAGCCGCCTGGGCGGCACGAACGGCGGCTTCGCCTACCAGGGCATCGTGGGCGCGGCCTATGACATCCCGGGCGTTCCGGGCCTGCAGGTGACGGCGCAGTATCGCATGCTCGGCCAGACCTTCAGCTCGGGTTCGTACACGCTGACGACCTGGGACCAGATGGGCAAGCACTCGGGCAACGCGAACTTCGACGACCGCTTCAACCACCAGTTCATCCTGGGCCTGCGCTATGCGTTCGAGACGGCTCCGCCGCCGCCGCCGCCGGCTCCGGTCGTCGTGCCGCCCGCTCCGACCCCGGCGCGCACCTACCTGGTGTTCTTCGACTGGGATCGCTCGGACCTGACCGCCCGCGCGCGTGAGATCGTGGCCGAGGCCGCCCAGGCTTCGACCCACGTCCAGACGACCCGCATCGAGGTCAACGGCTACACCGACAACTCGGCCGCCCATCCGGGCCCGCGTGGTCAGAAATACAACATGGGCCTGTCCGTCCGTCGCGCGCAGAGCGTGAAGGCTGAACTGATCCGTGACGGCGTGCCGGCCAACGCGATCGACATCCATGGCTATGGCGAGTCGCATCCGCTGGTTCCGACGGGCCCGAACACCCGCGAGCCGCAGAACCGTCGCGTCGAGATCATCCTGCACTGA
- a CDS encoding GtrA family protein — protein sequence MPATIEPPSETGAPPPGPTGIAAWRARLVPFVKFGMVGTLGLGWDTASVYGLRPLIGLTGATIAAYFIAATFNWLLNRHWTFRHVAHADPVLVQWARFLLANALGFVLNRGMVFTLFMTMPICRTIPALALAAGSLAGLFANFNLSRRVVFRHRPDAPAGQGQPG from the coding sequence ATGCCCGCCACCATCGAGCCCCCCTCCGAAACCGGCGCCCCGCCGCCCGGCCCGACCGGGATCGCCGCCTGGCGCGCCAGGCTGGTTCCGTTCGTGAAGTTCGGAATGGTCGGGACGCTGGGCCTGGGCTGGGATACCGCCAGCGTCTACGGGCTGCGCCCGCTGATCGGCCTGACCGGGGCGACGATCGCGGCCTATTTCATCGCCGCGACGTTCAACTGGCTGCTGAACCGCCACTGGACATTCCGCCACGTCGCGCACGCCGATCCCGTCCTGGTGCAGTGGGCGCGGTTCCTGCTGGCCAATGCGCTGGGCTTCGTCCTGAATCGCGGCATGGTCTTCACCTTGTTCATGACCATGCCCATATGCCGGACCATTCCGGCCCTCGCCCTGGCGGCCGGGTCGCTGGCCGGGCTGTTCGCCAACTTCAATCTCAGCCGGCGCGTGGTGTTCCGGCACCGGCCGGACGCCCCGGCCGGACAGGGCCAGCCGGGCTGA
- the alaS gene encoding alanine--tRNA ligase: MPTTNDIRAAFLDYFAANGHQIVPSSSLVPRNDPTLLFTNAGMVQFKNVFTGQETRPYSRATTAQKVVRAGGKHNDLDNVGYTARHHTFFEMMGNFSFGDYFKAEAIEFAWTLITRDFGLKPERLLATVYAEDEEAAGLWRKITGLSDDRIIRIATADNFWRMGDTGPCGPCSEIFYDHGPDVPGGPPGSPDEDGDRFVEIWNLVFMQFFEDPPGVRAPLPRPSIDTGMGLERFAAILQGKRDNYDTDTMRALILASADATGQDPDGPFRASHRVVADHLRSTSFLIADGVLPSKDGRGYVLRRIMRRAMRHLHMMGTKETVFHKLVPTLVRQMGAAYPELVQAEGLIRETMRGEEERFKAMLERGLALLEDETGRLGDGQPLPGDVAFKLYDTFGFPLDLTQDALRGTSHAVDVEGFDRAMQMQRARARAAWAGSGDTATETVWFEARDTFGATEFLGYTTEQTEAEIQAIVHDGRPVTEAGAGAQVELLLNQTPFYGESGGQVGDTGLITAPGLRIAVTDTQKRLGDLLVHSGTIIEGTAQVGQAVVAGVDHERRGAIRAHHSATHLLHEALRRQLGPHVTQKGSLNAPDRLRFDISQPRPLTPEEIAAVEAEVNARIRENSPVTTRPMSQDEAINLGAMALFGEKYGDEVRVVFMGAPEPGRAAWSIELCGGTHVNRTGDIGLFRITSESGVSAGVRRIEAVTGRTAEQAAVAADQRLQQIAAMLRVSAAEAPERLAAILEERRVMERQISDLQRKLAGGGEGGVAAEQVNGVGLIARNVGDLPARELKPLADSLRQQIGSGVVVLVSTAEDKASVVAAVTSDLTDRLDAVQMVRAASAAMGGKGGGGRRDMAQAGGPDAARADAALEAVRGLLAAPTAA; this comes from the coding sequence ATGCCCACAACCAACGATATCCGCGCGGCCTTTCTCGATTACTTTGCGGCGAACGGCCACCAGATCGTGCCGTCCTCCTCGCTGGTGCCGCGCAACGACCCGACCCTGCTGTTCACCAATGCCGGAATGGTGCAGTTCAAGAACGTCTTCACCGGCCAGGAGACGCGTCCCTATTCCCGCGCCACCACGGCGCAGAAGGTCGTGCGCGCCGGCGGCAAGCATAACGACCTGGACAATGTCGGCTATACCGCGCGCCATCACACATTCTTCGAAATGATGGGCAATTTCTCGTTCGGCGACTATTTCAAGGCCGAGGCGATCGAATTCGCCTGGACGCTGATCACCCGCGATTTCGGTCTGAAGCCCGAGCGGCTGCTGGCCACCGTCTATGCCGAGGACGAGGAAGCCGCCGGCCTGTGGCGCAAGATCACCGGCCTGTCCGACGACCGGATCATCCGCATCGCCACGGCCGACAATTTCTGGCGGATGGGCGATACCGGCCCGTGCGGCCCGTGCTCTGAAATCTTCTACGACCACGGGCCCGACGTTCCGGGCGGCCCGCCGGGCTCGCCGGACGAGGATGGCGACCGGTTCGTCGAGATCTGGAACCTGGTCTTCATGCAGTTCTTCGAGGACCCGCCGGGCGTGCGCGCGCCGCTGCCGCGTCCGTCGATCGACACCGGCATGGGGCTGGAGCGGTTCGCCGCCATCCTGCAGGGCAAGCGCGACAATTACGACACGGACACGATGCGCGCGCTGATCCTGGCCTCGGCCGACGCGACGGGCCAGGATCCGGACGGGCCGTTCCGCGCCAGCCACCGCGTGGTGGCCGACCATCTGCGCTCGACCTCGTTCCTGATCGCGGACGGGGTGCTGCCGTCCAAGGACGGCCGCGGCTATGTCCTGCGCCGCATCATGCGCCGCGCCATGCGGCACCTGCACATGATGGGCACCAAGGAAACGGTGTTCCACAAGCTGGTGCCGACCCTGGTCCGCCAGATGGGCGCCGCCTATCCCGAACTGGTCCAAGCGGAAGGGCTGATCCGCGAGACGATGCGCGGCGAGGAAGAGCGGTTCAAGGCCATGCTGGAACGCGGCCTGGCCCTGCTGGAGGACGAAACCGGGCGGCTGGGCGACGGCCAGCCCCTGCCGGGCGACGTCGCCTTCAAGCTGTACGACACGTTCGGCTTTCCGTTGGACCTGACGCAGGACGCGCTGCGCGGCACCAGCCACGCCGTGGACGTCGAAGGCTTCGACCGCGCGATGCAGATGCAGCGCGCACGCGCGCGCGCCGCCTGGGCGGGGTCGGGCGACACCGCGACCGAAACCGTGTGGTTCGAAGCGCGCGACACGTTCGGCGCGACCGAATTCCTGGGCTACACCACCGAGCAGACCGAGGCCGAGATCCAGGCGATCGTCCATGACGGCAGGCCGGTGACCGAAGCCGGCGCCGGCGCGCAGGTCGAACTCCTGCTGAACCAGACCCCCTTCTACGGTGAAAGCGGCGGCCAGGTCGGCGATACCGGCCTGATCACCGCGCCGGGGCTCCGAATCGCCGTCACCGACACGCAGAAGCGCCTGGGCGACCTGCTGGTGCATTCCGGCACGATCATCGAAGGCACGGCGCAGGTCGGCCAGGCCGTGGTGGCCGGCGTCGATCACGAACGCCGCGGCGCCATCCGCGCCCATCACTCGGCCACGCACCTGCTGCACGAGGCCCTGCGGCGGCAGCTCGGCCCCCATGTCACGCAGAAGGGCAGCCTGAACGCCCCCGACCGCCTGCGCTTCGACATCAGCCAGCCCCGGCCGCTGACGCCCGAGGAGATCGCGGCGGTCGAGGCCGAGGTGAACGCGCGCATCCGCGAGAACAGCCCGGTGACCACGCGCCCGATGTCGCAGGACGAGGCGATCAACCTGGGCGCCATGGCGCTGTTCGGCGAAAAATACGGCGACGAGGTGCGGGTCGTCTTCATGGGCGCGCCCGAACCCGGCCGCGCCGCCTGGTCGATCGAACTGTGCGGCGGCACGCATGTGAACCGCACGGGCGATATCGGGCTGTTCCGCATCACCTCGGAAAGCGGGGTCTCGGCCGGCGTGCGCCGCATCGAGGCCGTGACCGGCAGGACGGCCGAACAGGCCGCGGTCGCCGCCGACCAGCGCCTGCAGCAGATCGCCGCGATGCTGCGTGTATCGGCCGCCGAGGCTCCCGAGCGCCTGGCCGCCATCCTCGAGGAACGCCGCGTGATGGAGCGGCAGATTTCCGACCTGCAGCGCAAGCTGGCCGGCGGCGGCGAGGGCGGGGTCGCGGCCGAGCAGGTCAATGGCGTGGGGCTCATCGCCCGCAATGTCGGCGACCTGCCGGCGCGCGAACTCAAGCCGCTGGCGGACTCGCTGCGCCAGCAGATCGGCTCGGGCGTCGTCGTGCTGGTCTCGACCGCCGAGGACAAGGCCAGCGTGGTCGCCGCCGTGACCAGCGACCTGACCGACCGGCTGGACGCGGTGCAGATGGTGCGCGCGGCCAGCGCCGCGATGGGCGGCAAGGGCGGCGGCGGCCGGCGGGACATGGCCCAGGCCGGCGGCCCCGATGCCGCCAGGGCGGACGCGGCGCTGGAGGCGGTGCGCGGCCTG